One region of Carya illinoinensis cultivar Pawnee chromosome 8, C.illinoinensisPawnee_v1, whole genome shotgun sequence genomic DNA includes:
- the LOC122319054 gene encoding ribosomal RNA processing protein 1 homolog, whose translation MGDGAQVEEGILLIKQLGACHQSTRNKALCILLKTWLPSQRDLPEDDMRKLWKALFYCVWHADKLPVQSLLIDGLSSLLLRLHLPLSLHYFSVFLLTMRREWPGIDALRLDKFYLLIRRFLHHSFVFLKNSSWDLELSRRLMGVLVKTTFFSDDKFRGVGVNYHIASVFLEELRLFLPVRSEIVEVLLEPFVSVMGKLPDKVLLGKIRSSMFEELLKMGKKLLEIKKVGDEVDSGDQAVVVGTIALTMGFSSKFYELGSSIQSCQGNRKVLFGLYEEFSKLEKDLASSGIEVSIPDAVEDDGEEAPSLVPISTAMEVVGSKPTEVAADAVNVSSDDKPLKKCRKKKKDSGGSGTGKKSKKMESLKKNEIVDMVLENSHAEKENNDVAIVNRENSNDEYASDGSFVTLNESVISNLQMQFENVAAEVGLDIDVPSACELPKIKVNGTVSKKRKRAKSMDTQKSQNPELNNGDAEVGTCAKREGKSVKKVRFSMKNNLIWKPQCPLPAQSLRLPPSVTPRGSALKKGVPPGPIREIPPATKKVKQRAVSAKKARKAIKTISPTVKRLKKKKSRST comes from the coding sequence ATGGGCGACGGAGCGCAAGTTGAAGAAGGGATCTTGCTGATAAAGCAGCTTGGCGCGTGCCACCAGAGCACCCGAAACAAAGCCCTCTGCATCCTTCTCAAGACTTGGCTTCCTTCCCAACGCGATCTTCCTGAGGACGACATGAGGAAGCTCTGGAAGGCCCTCTTCTACTGCGTCTGGCACGCCGACAAGCTCCCGGTCCAGTCCCTCCTCATCGACGGCCTCTCCTCTCTCCTCCTCCGCCtccatctccctctctctctccactaCTTCTCCGTCTTCCTCCTCACCATGCGCCGCGAGTGGCCCGGCATCGACGCCCTCAGGTTAGACAAGTTCTACCTCTTGATTCGAAGGTTTTTGCACCATTCTTtcgtttttttgaaaaatagttcGTGGGACTTGGAGCTTTCGAGGCGCTTGATGGGTGTGTTGGTGAAGACGACTTTCTTTTCTGACGATAAATTTCGGGGCGTTGGCGTCAATTACCATATTGCCTCCGTTTTTCTTGAAGAACTCAGGCTGTTCCTTCCGGTTCGCTCCGAAATAGTAGAGGTTCTCTTGGAACCGTTCGTTTCTGTGATGGGGAAGTTGCCTGATAAAGTGTTGCTAGGGAAGATCAGGTCTAGTATGTTTGAGGAGTTGTTAAAAATGGGGAAAAAGTTATTGGAGATCAAGAAAGTGGGGGATGAGGTTGATTCGGGTGACCAAGCCGTGGTGGTTGGGACAATTGCATTGACCATGGGGTTTTCGAGCAAGTTTTATGAATTGGGTTCTTCGATTCAGAGCTGTCAGGGGAATAGGAAGGTGTTGTTTGGTTTGTACGAGGAGTTTTCCAAGTTGGAGAAGGATTTGGCGTCTTCTGGGATTGAGGTTTCGATTCCTGATGCCGTTGAAGATGATGGAGAAGAAGCACCAAGTTTGGTTCCTATTAGCACTGCGATGGAAGTGGTTGGTTCTAAACCTACCGAGGTTGCTGCGGATGCTGTGAATGTGTCTTCTGATGATAAGCCTCTGAAGAAGtgcaggaaaaagaagaaagactCCGGTGGCAGTGGCACTGGCAAAAAGTCTAAGAAGATGGAGTCGTTGAAGAAGAATGAGATTGTTGATATGGTTTTAGAGAACAGTCATGCGGAGAAAGAGAACAACGATGTAGCCATTGTAAATAGGGAGAATTCAAATGATGAATATGCTAGTGATGGGAGTTTCGTAACATTAAATGAATCTGTGATTTCCAACCTCCAGATGCAGTTTGAGAACGTTGCTGCTGAAGTAGGTTTGGATATTGACGTTCCAAGTGCCTGCGAGTTGCCCAAAATTAAAGTTAATGGTACTGTATCCAAGAAGAGAAAGAGAGCAAAGAGCATGGATACACAGAAATCCCAAAATCCCGAGCTAAATAATGGAGATGCTGAAGTTGGCACATGTGctaagagagagggaaagagtgTAAAGAAGGTAAGGTTTtccatgaaaaataatttgatcTGGAAACCACAGTGTCCCTTACCTGCACAAAGTCTAAGATTGCCTCCCTCTGTTACGCCTAGAGGAAGTGCACTTAAGAAAGGGGTACCTCCAGGTCCTATCAGGGAGATCCCTCCTGCGACTAAAAAGGTGAAACAGCGAGCTGTTTCTGCAAAGAAAGCCCGTAAGGCAATAAAAACCATTTCTCCGACCGTTAAACgcctgaagaaaaagaaatctcgTTCTACCTAG
- the LOC122274229 gene encoding probable xyloglucan endotransglucosylase/hydrolase protein 23, protein MASRSTLVATKNMAMVFLLSSCLLLAASAGNFYQDFDITWGDGRAKILNNGELLTLSLDKTSGSGFKSKKQYLFGKIDMKLKLVPGNSAGTVTAYYLSSLGSAHDEVDFEFLGNLSGDPYILHTNVFTQGKGNREQQFYLWFDPTKDFHTYSILWNPQTIIFSVDGTPIREFKNSESKGIPFPKKQPMSIYSSLWNADDWATRGGLVKTDWSQAPFTASYRNFNAQACVWSTGSSSCSSNKSSAKSWLTESLDATGKEKIKWVQKNYMIYNYCTDIKRFPQGFPPECSLS, encoded by the exons ATGGCTTCTCGTAGTACTTTAGTTGCGACCAAGAATATGGCTATGGTTTTTCTTCTATCCAGCTGCCTTTTATTGGCAGCATCGGCCGGTAATTTCTACCAAGATTTTGACATCACATGGGGCGATGGGCGCGCAAAGATACTCAACAACGGGGAGCTTCTCACGCTGTCTCTTGACAAGACCTCTGGCTCCGGTTTCAAGTCGAAGAAGCAATACTTATTTGGCAAGATCGATATGAAGCTAAAGCTTGTACCCGGCAACTCAGCCGGAACTGTCACTGCTTACTAT CTATCTTCTCTGGGGTCCGCTCATGACGAAGTCGACTTTGAATTTCTGGGTAACCTAAGTGGTGACCCATATATACTCCATACTAATGTATTCACACAGGGGAAAGGCAATAGGGAGCAACAGTTCTATCTCTGGTTCGACCCCACCAAGGACTTCCACACCTATTCCATCCTATGGAATCCTCAAACCATCAT tttCTCTGTGGATGGAACCCCCATTAGAGAATTCAAGAATTCGGAATCAAAAGGAATCCCTTTCCCAAAGAAACAACCCATGTCGATATACTCCAGCCTCTGGAATGCCGATGATTGGGCCACAAGAGGTGGCCTGGTGAAGACAGATTGGAGCCAAGCTCCGTTCACTGCCTCTTACAGAAACTTCAATGCCCAAGCTTGCGTCTGGTCTACAGGTTCCTCCTCTTGTTCATCTAATAAATCCTCCGCTAAGTCATGGTTGACGGAATCCCTTGACGCGACGgggaaagaaaaaatcaaatgGGTGCAGAAGAATTACATGATTTACAACTATTGCACCGATATCAAGCGCTTCCCGCAGGGATTCCCTCCCGAATGTTCACTTTCAtga